The Coregonus clupeaformis isolate EN_2021a chromosome 20, ASM2061545v1, whole genome shotgun sequence genome contains a region encoding:
- the LOC121533588 gene encoding heterogeneous nuclear ribonucleoprotein M isoform X4, producing the protein MKKAVEKVNKHNLNGRPLKVKEDPDGVIAQRDSHRAQGGGGGGGGHGGMNMGMGMGMGMDRMNMERMNMDCMGPGPGDPPMVNIPPSLMNNSNIPNEIIHGLQAGKIGSTVFVANLDYKVGWKKLKEVFGMAGVVVRTDILEDKDGNSRGMGTVTFDMPIEAVQAVSMFNGQLLFNRVMHVKLDEKSLPKGDFASPERPPALPRGLSGIGQGLGPGGQPIDATALNRGGGGGGMGNMGPGGMDGMGFGGGMGRMGGMDNFGGGMNNMERFGPSGMGRMNEMDRGIGGAFDRECGRNEMGMSRNTFVESFDRGMGSSLGMDRMSSGMDRLGGGMDRLGGMERMGMERMDRVSDLDRLGGSGFDRMGSGLDRLGPSMDRLGSGMDRMSSSVDRLGPAGFDCLGPSSLDRMSAGLDFVSPMGMADRMNTGMERMGTNFDRMGSAGIDRFPNSGLDRMGSTMDHMGAAGVGGQFDRSTEMERGGFGGNGFGGPGAGANARKGCQIFVRNLPYDFTWKVLKDTFSTCGLVQYADIKTENGKSKGCGVVRFDNPETAERACRTMNGYRLNGREIDVRIDRNA; encoded by the exons ATGAAGAAGGCTGTGGAGAAGGTCAACAAGCACAACCTGAATGGTCGGCCCCTGAAGGTTAAAGAG GACCCAGATGGTGTGATTGCCCAGAGGGATTCCCACAGGGCCcagggtggtggaggtggtggcggTGGCCATGGTGGTATGAacatggggatggggatggggatggggatggatcGCATGAATATGGAGCGGATGAACATGGACTGCATGGGCCCAGGACCGGGCGACCCACCCATGGTCAACATCCCCCCCAGCCTCATGAACAACTCCAACATCCCCAATGAGATCATCCACGGGCTGCAAGCCGGCAAGATCGGAAGCACCGTCTTCGTAGCTAAC CTGGACTACAAGGTTGGCTGGAAGAAGCTGAAGGAGGTGTTTGGCATGGCAGGAGTGGTGGTGCGTACTGACATCCTGGAGGACAAGGATGGGAATAGCAGGGGCATGGGCACTGTAACCTTTGACATGCCTATTGAAGCTGTCCAAGCCGTCAGCATGTTCAACGGTCAACTGCTGTTCAACCGAGTCATGCATGTCAAGCTG GATGAGAAGTCCTTGCCAAAAGGAGACTTTGCATCACCTGAGAGACCCCCAGCACTACCCC GTGGCCTGAGTGGCATTGGGCAGGGACTGGGGCCTGGTGGCCAACCCATCGACGCCACTGcactgaacagaggaggaggtggtggaggaatgGGCAACATGGGACCTGGAG GCATGGATGGCATGGGCTTTGGTGGTGGCATGGGTAGAATGGGAG GCATGGATAACTTTGGTGGAGGAATGAACAACATGGAGCGCTTTGGACCATCAGGAATGGGACGTATGAATG AGATGGACCGTGGGATTGGTGGTGCTTTTGACCGGGAGTGTGGTCGAAATGAAATGGGCATGTCTCGCAATACTTTTGTAGAGTCCTTCGATAGAGGAATGG GTAGCTCACTGGGCATGGACCGCATGAGCTCTGGCATGGATCGCCTGGGTGGTGGAATGGACCGTCTGGGCGGGATGGAGCGCATGGGAATGGAGAGGATGGACCGCGTGTCTGATCTGGACAGGCTGGGGGGGTCTGGCTTTGACAGGATGGGCTCTGGGCTGGACCGGCTGGGGCCCAGTATGGACAGACTTGGTTCTGGCATGGATCGTATGAGCTCCAGCGTGGACCGCCTGGGCCCAGCTGGGTTTGACTGCCTAGGCCCGTCCAGTTTAGACCGCATGTCTGCCGGCCTGGACTTCGTCTCCCCCATGGGCATGGCGGACCGCATGAACACCGGCATGGAGAGGATGGGAACCAACTTTGACCGCATGGGGTCTGCCGGCATCGACCGCTTCCCAAACAGCGGGCTTGACCGCATGGGCTCCACCATGGACCACATGGGCGCTGCCGGTGTTGGAGGCCAGTTTGACCGGTCAACTGAGATGGAGCGTGGGGGCTTTGGAGGAAATGGCTTTGGAGGTCCTGGGGCTGGAGCCAACGCTAGGAAGGGCTGTCAAATCTTCGTCAGAAAT CTGCCCTATGACTTCACTTGGAAGGTGCTGAAGGATACCTTCAGTACATGCG GTCTCGTCCAGTATGCTGACATCAAGACGGAGAATGGCAAGTCCAAGGGCTGTGGTGTGGTTCGCTTCGACAACCCGGAGACTGCAGAGAGAGCCTGTCGCACCATGAATGGCTACAGGCTGAATGGAAGAGAGATCGATGTTAGAATTGACAGAAACGCATAA